A genome region from Proteus vulgaris includes the following:
- a CDS encoding AAA family ATPase, producing the protein MNTAFQKPRWLRDLLRFIPLKSQFVLFGNVRDLQASEVAPNIITPLPFNQTLYNSLYEVGYIHIITYTPLTGFQWIANPTLSLQDGAMLMQQLGLTVTGDRAPGNIDSLNSVLEKWQTITGQPIALCIDFASCLLSHRDNLMPAEHNLFTRALMTSHQAKARPAGEYNQPFFNSIFWIVEKETDLPDWFTVNNPRIRAIPVAKPDSQIRRVLAPNLLMSLAGFSLLVENEKASLLNDFIDETEGLLLLDLVAIVQLARIEEVEITRISDAVRRYKVGITEDPWQKIDKQKIRNAPQVIQRRVKGQQHAVTHLLDIIKRAMTGVGSNKGGRPRGVLFLAGPTGVGKTELAKTVTQLLFGDESAYIRFDMSEFSAEHADQRLIGAPPGYVGYDSGGELTNAIREKPFSVVLFDEIEKAHPHLMDKFLQIIDDGVLTSGRGDRVYFSEALIIFTSNLGIYRVDNNGERVANVLPDEPFENVSRKVKSEIERHFKLVLNRPELLNRIGENIIVFDFIREDVAEQIFEQMVANILSSLDKQLLTLSISETAKSTLKFYCLSDLSNGGRGIRNQLEVYLINPLSRAIFDSDLAVGKAYQIADIQIGETTNIILVPQAN; encoded by the coding sequence ATGAATACTGCTTTTCAAAAACCACGCTGGTTACGTGATTTACTTCGCTTTATTCCATTGAAAAGTCAGTTTGTGTTATTTGGTAATGTACGTGACTTACAAGCCAGTGAAGTTGCGCCTAATATTATAACGCCATTGCCTTTTAACCAGACGCTTTATAACAGTTTGTATGAAGTAGGTTATATTCATATCATCACTTATACGCCGTTAACGGGGTTTCAATGGATCGCGAATCCTACGCTCTCTTTGCAAGATGGTGCAATGTTAATGCAACAGTTAGGATTAACCGTTACAGGTGATCGCGCGCCAGGTAATATTGATAGCCTAAATAGTGTATTAGAAAAATGGCAAACAATAACTGGTCAGCCGATTGCACTATGTATTGATTTTGCCTCTTGCTTGCTTTCTCATCGTGATAATCTTATGCCTGCTGAACATAACTTATTTACGCGAGCATTAATGACTTCGCATCAAGCTAAAGCGAGACCTGCTGGCGAATATAATCAACCTTTCTTCAATAGTATTTTTTGGATCGTAGAAAAAGAAACTGATTTACCCGATTGGTTTACTGTTAATAATCCTCGAATTCGAGCCATTCCTGTCGCAAAACCCGATAGTCAGATCCGCAGAGTGTTGGCACCCAATTTATTGATGTCGTTAGCAGGGTTTTCATTACTTGTTGAGAATGAAAAAGCGTCGCTTCTTAATGATTTTATCGATGAAACAGAAGGGTTATTACTGCTGGATTTAGTGGCAATAGTGCAATTAGCGCGGATTGAAGAAGTGGAAATAACGCGAATTAGTGATGCAGTAAGGCGTTACAAGGTAGGTATTACAGAAGATCCTTGGCAAAAAATCGATAAACAAAAAATTCGTAATGCACCACAAGTTATACAGCGTCGTGTTAAAGGACAACAACATGCAGTCACGCATTTATTAGATATTATTAAGCGTGCCATGACGGGTGTGGGTAGCAATAAAGGAGGACGACCACGAGGAGTGTTGTTTTTAGCGGGACCAACTGGTGTCGGTAAAACTGAGTTAGCAAAAACGGTTACTCAATTGCTTTTCGGTGATGAAAGTGCCTATATTCGCTTTGATATGTCTGAATTTAGTGCCGAACATGCTGATCAACGTTTAATTGGTGCGCCTCCGGGTTATGTGGGTTATGACTCTGGCGGTGAATTAACCAATGCTATTCGCGAAAAGCCTTTTAGCGTTGTATTATTTGATGAAATAGAGAAAGCGCATCCTCATTTAATGGATAAATTCCTCCAGATTATTGATGATGGGGTATTAACATCAGGACGTGGCGACCGCGTTTATTTTTCTGAAGCCTTAATTATATTTACCTCAAATCTTGGGATCTACCGTGTTGATAATAATGGTGAAAGAGTCGCGAATGTTCTACCTGATGAACCTTTTGAAAATGTCAGCCGTAAAGTAAAAAGTGAAATAGAGCGCCATTTTAAATTGGTTTTAAATCGACCTGAATTATTAAACCGTATTGGTGAAAATATTATTGTATTTGATTTTATTCGGGAAGATGTTGCTGAGCAGATATTTGAACAAATGGTAGCAAATATCTTATCTAGCCTTGATAAACAATTACTCACATTATCGATATCAGAAACGGCTAAATCGACGTTAAAATTCTACTGTTTATCTGATTTATCAAATGGCGGTCGTGGTATTCGTAACCAATTAGAGGTTTATCTTATTAATCCTCTCTCAAGAGCCATTTTTGACAGTGATTTAGCGGTAGGAAAAGCCTATCAAATTGCTGATATTCAAATAGGTGAAACGACCAATATTATTTTAGTGCCGCAGGCAAATTAA
- the thiD gene encoding bifunctional hydroxymethylpyrimidine kinase/phosphomethylpyrimidine kinase, protein MRFNALSIAGTDPSGGAGIQADLKTFSALGVYGTTVMTALVAQNTCGVRRVYDLSPDFVAAQLDAVLSDVRIDSAKIGMLSNASIIDVVCDKLQQYAIPFVVLDTVMIAKSGDPLLQPDAMNKMINQLLPLVDLITPNLPEAAALLGCEVAQDEITMKQQGYALLKQGCKAVLMKGGHLTENESPDWLFTQDGEWRFTSKRVNTKNTHGTGCTLSAALAAIRPQVSNWQICVEQAKIYLQQALEHADSLDVGQGFGPVHHFHRWW, encoded by the coding sequence GTGAGATTCAATGCATTGTCTATCGCAGGCACTGATCCGAGTGGTGGTGCAGGTATTCAGGCCGATCTGAAAACATTTTCCGCACTGGGTGTCTATGGCACAACAGTAATGACAGCACTTGTTGCTCAAAATACCTGTGGTGTTCGTCGTGTCTATGATTTATCCCCTGATTTTGTTGCCGCTCAATTAGATGCTGTCTTGTCTGATGTTCGAATTGATAGCGCCAAAATTGGTATGCTCTCTAATGCCTCGATTATTGATGTGGTTTGCGACAAACTTCAGCAATATGCGATCCCCTTTGTTGTACTTGATACCGTAATGATTGCAAAAAGTGGTGATCCTCTATTACAGCCTGATGCAATGAATAAAATGATTAATCAGCTTTTGCCTCTGGTTGATTTGATCACACCTAATTTACCTGAAGCAGCAGCACTATTAGGTTGTGAAGTTGCTCAAGATGAAATAACGATGAAGCAACAAGGTTATGCATTGCTAAAACAAGGATGCAAAGCGGTGTTGATGAAAGGCGGTCATTTAACGGAGAATGAAAGCCCTGATTGGTTATTTACTCAAGATGGCGAGTGGCGATTTACCTCCAAACGCGTAAATACGAAAAATACCCACGGCACAGGATGCACTCTTTCGGCTGCTTTAGCCGCTATTCGTCCCCAGGTTTCTAATTGGCAAATTTGTGTTGAACAAGCAAAAATCTATTTACAGCAAGCGTTAGAACATGCAGACAGTTTAGACGTTGGACAAGGTTTCGGTCCCGTACACCATTTTCATCGCTGGTGGTAA
- the pagP gene encoding lipid IV(A) palmitoyltransferase PagP, giving the protein MSSSYFHPSVLATTLFSLALTTSAFASENNTNTYQTITTENQQVTSKSSPSNNEESYWGKFKRNINQTWDSDQYNYYLPVWTWHNRFTYDKEKTDRYNETPWGFGMGKYRYDNDGDWHSLYAMAFMDSNNRVQPIMGYGFEKMWYPGDKDGFRMGAGFTLSITARHEYNYIPMPLPLPLVSVGYGHLSLQATYVPGTYNNGNVLFAWLRWQ; this is encoded by the coding sequence ATGTCATCATCCTATTTTCACCCTAGCGTATTAGCTACAACGCTGTTTTCTCTTGCGTTAACAACATCCGCTTTCGCTTCTGAAAATAATACAAATACCTATCAGACTATTACGACAGAAAACCAACAAGTCACCAGTAAGTCATCTCCGTCTAATAATGAAGAGAGCTACTGGGGAAAATTCAAACGTAATATCAATCAAACTTGGGATAGCGACCAATATAATTACTATTTACCTGTATGGACTTGGCATAACCGTTTTACTTACGATAAAGAAAAAACAGATCGCTATAACGAAACACCTTGGGGCTTTGGTATGGGTAAATATCGTTATGACAATGATGGTGATTGGCACTCTCTTTATGCAATGGCATTTATGGATTCAAATAACCGTGTACAGCCTATTATGGGCTATGGTTTTGAAAAAATGTGGTATCCCGGTGATAAAGACGGCTTTCGTATGGGGGCAGGATTTACACTAAGTATTACAGCGCGTCATGAATACAACTATATTCCTATGCCACTTCCTTTACCGCTAGTTTCTGTTGGTTACGGGCATCTTTCACTACAAGCCACCTATGTGCCAGGGACTTATAACAATGGTAACGTCTTATTTGCTTGGTTACGTTGGCAGTAA
- a CDS encoding amino acid permease, with translation MARESQQTELKRGLKNRHIQLIALGGAVGAGLFLGIAQTINMTGPSVILGYAIGGFIAFMIMRQLGEMVAEEPVAGSFSHFANKYWSPFAGFLSGWNYWVMFILVGMAELTAAGKYINYWLPDIPVWVSVAIFFVAINLINLINVKMYGETEFWFAIIKVLAIVGMILFGSYLLASGNGGPQASISNLWELGFFPHGFTGFMSALAIVMFSFGGLELVGITAAEAENPKVSIPKATNQVVYRILIFYIGSLLVLLSLYPWTQVVKGESPFVLIFHNLDNFLIANILNAVVLTAALSVYNSGVYSNSRMLYGLAKQGNAPHALSRINKRGVPVVSLLLSAIATSLGILVNYLLPEQALELLMALVVTTLVLNWIMICLANLKFRAAKKKEGIEPFFKALWYPYGNYICLAFLCMILVIILFMPQVNISVILMPFWIAFLWVGFKISRMKKTSNRVQASQDI, from the coding sequence ATGGCGAGAGAGTCGCAACAGACAGAACTTAAGCGCGGTCTGAAAAATCGACATATCCAGCTAATTGCGCTGGGTGGTGCTGTCGGCGCTGGTCTGTTTCTTGGTATAGCGCAAACTATTAATATGACAGGCCCATCAGTAATATTAGGATATGCTATTGGTGGTTTTATTGCGTTTATGATCATGCGCCAATTAGGCGAAATGGTTGCCGAAGAGCCAGTTGCGGGTTCGTTTAGTCACTTTGCTAATAAATATTGGAGCCCATTCGCTGGCTTCTTATCAGGCTGGAACTATTGGGTGATGTTTATTCTTGTCGGTATGGCAGAATTAACCGCAGCAGGCAAATACATTAACTATTGGTTACCTGATATTCCTGTTTGGGTGTCCGTTGCTATCTTCTTTGTAGCAATCAACTTAATCAATTTGATTAACGTTAAAATGTATGGTGAAACAGAGTTCTGGTTTGCCATTATTAAAGTGTTGGCAATTGTTGGCATGATTTTATTTGGGAGCTACTTACTAGCCAGTGGTAATGGTGGCCCTCAAGCTTCGATTAGCAATTTATGGGAGCTCGGTTTTTTCCCTCATGGCTTTACGGGCTTTATGTCTGCATTAGCCATTGTGATGTTCTCTTTTGGTGGACTTGAGCTGGTGGGGATCACCGCGGCTGAAGCTGAAAATCCAAAAGTCAGTATCCCGAAAGCGACTAATCAAGTTGTTTATCGTATTTTAATTTTCTATATTGGTTCGTTGCTAGTGTTACTTTCACTTTATCCTTGGACTCAAGTCGTAAAAGGTGAAAGCCCATTCGTCCTGATTTTTCATAACTTGGATAATTTCTTAATTGCGAATATTTTAAATGCAGTGGTATTAACTGCGGCACTGTCTGTTTATAACAGTGGTGTTTATTCTAATAGTCGTATGCTTTATGGCTTGGCAAAACAAGGTAATGCACCACATGCACTGTCTCGCATTAATAAACGTGGTGTACCCGTTGTGTCGTTACTTTTGTCTGCTATTGCGACATCATTAGGGATTTTAGTTAATTATTTATTACCTGAGCAAGCGTTAGAGCTATTAATGGCGTTAGTTGTTACCACCTTGGTACTTAACTGGATTATGATCTGTTTGGCGAATTTAAAATTCAGAGCTGCAAAAAAGAAAGAGGGTATAGAGCCTTTCTTTAAAGCACTTTGGTATCCTTATGGTAACTATATCTGCCTTGCTTTCTTATGCATGATTTTAGTGATTATCTTATTTATGCCTCAAGTGAATATTTCAGTAATTTTAATGCCATTCTGGATTGCATTCTTATGGGTTGGATTTAAGATTTCCCGTATGAAGAAAACGTCTAATCGTGTTCAAGCAAGTCAAGATATTTAA
- the mgrB gene encoding PhoP/PhoQ regulator MgrB, whose product MYLKDFKLNAKKIIISLIIALAITFGLYLVALDNFCDRGEDFQQGLCRFTTLFPSKHH is encoded by the coding sequence ATGTATTTAAAGGATTTTAAATTGAACGCAAAGAAAATAATTATTAGCTTAATTATTGCATTAGCCATTACCTTTGGTCTCTATCTTGTGGCATTAGATAATTTTTGCGATCGGGGAGAGGATTTCCAACAAGGCCTTTGCCGCTTCACCACATTATTCCCCTCTAAACACCACTAA
- a CDS encoding helix-turn-helix domain-containing protein, with protein MPQDNHLALVCALSKWIEEHLGRVIHLEELAAYSGYSLWHMQKIFKEVTGTSLGKYIRQRRLAGAIHLLRTSERSIFDIALDFGFGSQSHFTYMFRKEYGITPFDFRQNQEIVLETKQPLHLQSPCAD; from the coding sequence ATGCCACAAGATAATCATCTCGCATTGGTTTGCGCGCTAAGTAAATGGATTGAGGAGCATTTAGGTCGTGTTATCCATCTTGAAGAGTTGGCGGCTTATTCTGGGTATTCTCTTTGGCATATGCAGAAAATCTTTAAAGAAGTCACAGGCACCTCTTTAGGTAAGTATATCCGTCAGCGTAGATTAGCTGGTGCTATTCATCTATTGCGTACCAGTGAGCGCTCTATCTTCGATATTGCCCTTGATTTCGGCTTTGGTTCACAATCTCACTTTACTTATATGTTTCGTAAAGAGTATGGCATCACACCTTTCGACTTTCGACAAAATCAAGAGATCGTTTTAGAAACCAAACAACCTTTACATTTACAATCGCCTTGTGCTGATTAA
- the yidA gene encoding sugar-phosphatase, whose product MSIKLIAIDLDGTLLNKQHEITPEVKQAVQRAKEAGVKIVLASGRSFNGISPYLKTLGLDTSDCYCISNNGSQIHQADNGEVIIQDLLNFEDYLYFENLAREIGVHFHVISDNKIYTTNRHISHFTCQEAFLSWTPLYYRPLNEMQTDMYFSKFMIVDAPAVLDNAIQYLPANIYEQYSILRSAPYFIEVLNTHVNKGSAVQKVAEHLKITPEKIMCIGDQGNDLAMLKYAGLSVAMGNAPEEVKKVAKFVTLSNEEHGVAVAINKFI is encoded by the coding sequence ATGAGTATTAAGCTTATCGCTATTGATTTAGATGGAACCTTGCTTAACAAACAACACGAAATTACGCCAGAAGTAAAACAAGCAGTTCAGCGAGCAAAAGAGGCGGGAGTTAAGATTGTTCTGGCTTCAGGGCGCTCCTTTAATGGCATCTCTCCCTATTTAAAAACACTCGGTCTTGATACCTCTGATTGTTACTGTATCAGCAATAATGGTAGCCAAATCCATCAAGCAGATAATGGTGAAGTTATTATTCAAGATCTGCTCAATTTTGAAGATTACCTCTATTTTGAAAATCTCGCTCGTGAGATTGGTGTCCATTTTCACGTTATCAGCGATAATAAGATTTATACCACCAACCGTCATATTAGCCATTTCACGTGCCAAGAAGCCTTTTTATCTTGGACTCCACTCTATTATCGTCCACTAAATGAAATGCAAACTGATATGTATTTTAGTAAGTTTATGATTGTGGATGCACCTGCCGTTTTGGATAATGCCATTCAATATCTTCCTGCTAATATTTATGAACAATACAGCATATTACGTAGCGCCCCTTATTTTATTGAAGTGTTAAACACCCATGTCAACAAAGGGAGTGCGGTACAAAAAGTCGCTGAACATTTGAAAATCACACCAGAAAAAATCATGTGTATTGGTGATCAAGGTAATGATTTAGCAATGCTGAAATATGCGGGTTTAAGCGTTGCGATGGGAAATGCTCCTGAAGAAGTGAAAAAAGTCGCTAAATTCGTCACACTTTCTAATGAAGAGCACGGCGTTGCAGTGGCGATCAATAAATTTATTTAA